The Rattus norvegicus strain BN/NHsdMcwi chromosome 9, GRCr8, whole genome shotgun sequence genome contains the following window.
TGccgacgtgtgtgtgtgtgtgtgtgtgtgtgtgtgtgtgtgtgtgtgtgtgtatgtatgtatgtgtggtgtgtgtgtgtgatatatgtgtatgcgtgtgtgtgatgtgtgtgatgtatgtgtatgtgtgtgtgttatgtgtatggtgtatgtgtatgtggtatgtgtgcttgtatatggtatgtgtgtgtgtgtgatgtgtgtatgtgtggtatgtgtggtgtgtgtatgtatagtatgtgtatgtggtatgtgtggtgtgtgtgtatgtgtatgtgtgtgtatgtgttatgtgtgtgtgtgtatgcttgtatgtcgtatgtgtgtgtggtgtgtgtgtgtgtgtgtgtggtgtgtgtggtgtgtgtatgtatagtgtgtgtatgtggtgtgtgtgtgtgtgtgtgtgtagtgtgtgtgtgtatgtgtatgtgttatgtgtgtggtgtatgtgtatgcttgtatgtggtatgtgtgaggtgtgtgtgtgtgtgtggtgtgtatgtagtgtgtgtatgtggtgtgtgtgtgtgtgtgtgagtgtgtgtagtgtgtagtgtgtgtacgGCATATGCTGTGATGTATTTAAAGGATAACCTGAAGAAAGTGAGGTTGCTAACATGGGGTCAATTTCATCAAAGTATAACCCTCTTCTTAGAAACCATGGAACCAGAGTAATTAGATTACAATCTTTCCAACACTGCGGGAGAGATTTGATCAATTAGAGCCAAGATCAGTTACATTATTTGGTTTACCTAAGTAATGGACCCTTAAATGCAATCAATACTTCTCCAGGCTGTGAGCCTCCAAGACCCGAGACACATTCAACAGAACACAGATGCGGTTTTCAAAGAATCTCAATGATAAACCAGGATCTCAATGATAAGCCAGGATTGGGGgctgagggtggagggaggggaatgagAGGTAGGGcgggggtggagggaaggagtAGGAATCAAGTGTGTTATACGGATCCTTTCTGTCCTGTCCTCATCGTGTGCTGTTTTCTGTCCCTCACAGTCCACACAGGCTCTGTTTATAACACTGAGAAGCCCCATTCCCAGGTTGAGCAATCACAGCATTcaatttcttttgaaaatgtcGATATTAAAACCTGGCTGACAGGGGGAAGAAAaaagattatttcaatttttgtgtttttttaaaaatacaccaaAATCACGCAGTGACACTACAAAGAACAACAGAGGAGTTGACGCCCACTCTTTCCATCTCTTAGCCCACATGAATTTACAGAAGGAGAGAGTTTCACCCCTTTGCTTGGAACATATCCTTAAAAGAACTGATAACACCAAACTCCCATACTATCTACACTGCCTGGTTCTGCTCTACCCTAAGTCATCTataacaaaattagaaactgTCATTCACATAGTAGGTCTGCTCGCCGCCATTAGGGACTAAAAATAACGTACTGTACATCCCAGGAAATTCCCAGTGTGTCCTCTTAGCCCACAGAGCATCATCCTAAATGAAGTCTGCCGGACAAGCTGGACAGGGTCAGAAGCAACCACACACTTGCCATCCTCAACCTCCTGGTGCGTTTGCCTGGGCATGCGCACCTGCGGCAGGCAAAGCTCTCGCCTATCCGACATTTGCCTAACACACTTGTAATAATTAGAGAGCAAAGCAACTAATTCCTGGCttcctcgggggggggggggtgaggttTCTGTTAAAGTGTGCGGAGGAATGTGgcaagagggggaaaggaggggaaattTTATCCTGAGAGTCTACTCTGCAGAGCTTTGAAGTCCCTGCAGTTACGGTGAAGAGACCCTGAGATGATATGAAACAACGGCAAATCAAAAAGTCACTCACAGTTACTTCTAGCACCAATTATCTTCCTCTTGGCAGCAGTTGGGAAATTATGTTTTACTCAAAAGTCAGCCTGTTGACTTTATTTACACAACACCTGAACCTTGCTGGGTGTGGGCTTGGGAGGGAGCCACCATGGAATTTCAGGTTTTGCTTTTTGGCAGCACTGGGGTCTGAGAGCAGCATTCTGAATGACTCTCTGCTTCATCTAGCTGTCACCATGCTGTAAGAAGAATGTGACTGGCCTCTTTGTTAAGAGCTACCCTTTTTGAGCATTAAAGCTGAATTGGCTATATTCCCACACAAGGAGCTTGTACCTCATTGGTGTGATGGAGCCCAAGTACAGTAAAGCCTTGACCATTGATTTCCCAGTGACTACATAAATGCAGCCACCATGTCCTTACTTGTTTCTGTTGGCTTAATATCATTTTTTCTGAGCATGCCTTTAGTAGAGTGGTAGGTTTGTAGTTAACCCTCATTTCTATTCATGAAAATTACAAGGTCCTGTCCAATGCTTCCACAAAAGATATTTGGTACATGACCACAGAATTTATAACGCTGGCCAATATCACCTTTACTATTTTAGTATCACAACTTTTGTAGTCCCTACTCCTTCATCTGAAGGATAACCCTATTGCCTTCCTCCTATACCGATGGTTTACATATCATAGGCTCTAACAGAAAGCAGAGATGGTACCCGGCCCATTGCAGCATTCTCTACCTCAACTTCCTCCCTGCTAAGGGGTCTCCCGCTCTCCCTGCAAGCCATTGTCATGCCAGGCACAAATTCAAGAACTCTTACTCTGTTGTTAAAGACAGGAGTTAGGTGTAAAGAGATCAAAGCCAGAACATCAGTAAAACCTTTTAAAGCAGTCCTAGTAGGAACCAGTTGTCATATCTGAGCTGTTGGCCAGAAAGCGATTTTTTAAAGATCTGTACGGCAGATATTTTAGGGTCTGTGGGACAAGTAATTTTTGCAACAACTGCTCGTCAATGCCATGGTAGAGTGAAAGCAGCCAAAGATAACAGGTAAGTGAATAAATGTAAACTacgttccaataaaactttatttacaaaagtaAGTGGTGGGCTATATGTAGCTCCCGGTCCACAGTTTCTAGATCAATCTAATCATTACCCATTTAGAAGTGGCTGCTCAGCAAACAGATGCATTGAACTGCATGAGCTACCTAGCTCACATTTCTTCTTGTCCATGACATGGGAGACTCTCAAGTGGCATGTGGAGAT
Protein-coding sequences here:
- the LOC134480358 gene encoding histidine-rich glycoprotein-like; translation: MLATSLSSGYPLNTSQHMPYTHYTLHTLTHTHTHHIHTLHTHHTHTHTSHIPHTSIHIHHTHNTYTYTHTLHTHTHTHHIHTLYIHTPHTPHTHTHTPHTHTTYKHTHTHITHTHTYTYTHTTHTTYTYYTYTHHTYHTYTHHTHTHTIYKHTYHIHIHHTHNTHTYTYITHITHTHTHISHTHTTHTYIHTHTHTHTHTHTHTHVGTLSSSLCLDLTPHLQWMKNGSHVNFYHLNSVACREGVGRYCCQAQLQPLLFLLTSFASTQLFPSLEIEDLFWPQNIASAVCLRPELKAAELLIY